In Nitrososphaerota archaeon, one genomic interval encodes:
- a CDS encoding Coenzyme F420 hydrogenase/dehydrogenase, beta subunit C-terminal domain, with amino-acid sequence MSIEKPKIFGTLLTNVINKGICVACGACVSVCPVDILSMENEKPTIKGKCILCQLCYYQCPRIELPIDYIEENIFGRKRSDDEPIGIYRSVYSARSLKNDILNKCQDGGAVTSILAYCLENGIIDSAVVSGISKKEAWKAEPFVALSYEDLLKSAGTRYTVSSNVLGLMSAYFEYAKKKIGFVGTPCQIQAIRRMQTTPLKHKMIDSLALTIGLFCMEIYGYKELMNYLREKNIDLNKISKFAIKKNKFIVSSDGEILLSEPIKNIEKYVRPTCSICTDYTAELADISIGGVGSPEGWSTVIARSEKGEKIILEAEKSKYIELKQISSEDLSSIIKISNKKKSKKIKVEAK; translated from the coding sequence ATGAGCATTGAAAAACCAAAAATTTTTGGAACACTTTTAACAAATGTTATTAATAAAGGAATATGTGTTGCTTGTGGAGCATGTGTTTCTGTATGTCCAGTAGATATATTATCCATGGAAAATGAAAAACCAACTATTAAAGGTAAATGCATTCTTTGTCAATTATGTTATTATCAATGTCCTAGAATAGAGCTTCCAATAGATTATATAGAAGAAAATATTTTTGGTCGAAAACGTTCTGATGATGAACCTATTGGAATATATAGATCCGTATATTCAGCTAGATCATTAAAAAATGATATATTAAATAAATGTCAAGATGGTGGTGCTGTAACTTCAATTTTAGCTTATTGTCTTGAAAATGGAATTATTGATTCTGCTGTAGTTAGTGGTATAAGTAAAAAAGAAGCATGGAAAGCTGAACCTTTTGTAGCATTATCTTATGAGGATTTATTAAAATCTGCTGGAACAAGATATACTGTTAGTTCTAATGTATTAGGCTTAATGTCTGCATATTTTGAATATGCAAAAAAGAAAATTGGTTTTGTTGGAACACCTTGTCAAATTCAAGCTATTAGAAGAATGCAAACAACTCCTTTAAAACATAAAATGATCGATAGTCTTGCATTAACTATAGGCTTATTCTGTATGGAAATATATGGATATAAAGAGCTTATGAACTATTTACGTGAAAAAAATATAGATTTGAATAAAATTAGTAAATTTGCTATAAAAAAGAATAAATTCATTGTAAGCAGTGATGGAGAAATTTTACTGAGTGAACCTATAAAAAATATAGAAAAATATGTTAGGCCTACATGTTCAATATGCACAGATTATACAGCTGAACTTGCAGATATATCTATTGGAGGAGTAGGCTCTCCTGAAGGATGGTCAACAGTAATAGCTAGAAGTGAAAAAGGTGAAAAAATAATATTAGAAGCTGAAAAAAGTAAATATATTGAATTAAAACAAATAAGTTCAGAA
- a CDS encoding ATP-binding cassette domain-containing protein: protein MDFAVQVNGLVKVYDRKVKALDGVDLNVEPGEAFALLGPNGAGKTTLMRILTTQIKPTAGEAYVFGLNVVRQGNKVRRLVSYVPQEMSVWTDISGYENLLIYSKIFGLPVAEREKIIDEVLEHMGLTSVKDDLVRTYSGGMIRKLEIACAMLIKPKIMFLDEPTIGLDPAARKVVWERLNVFKKEYGVTIFFNTHYMDEADLYADDIVIINQGKIVARGTSEELKHSLGGEIVAFTLEKAALKPKIVEEFRKLGFVRDVFVDDRSLSVFVDDAESTLSSLMNILKSEGIFVGKVSITKPTLDDVFLKYVGARLEEKGRISDVTHMRYMIRKG, encoded by the coding sequence ATGGATTTTGCGGTTCAAGTTAATGGTCTCGTTAAGGTTTATGATAGGAAAGTGAAGGCTTTAGACGGCGTTGACTTAAATGTAGAGCCTGGAGAAGCATTTGCATTGCTTGGTCCGAACGGTGCTGGAAAAACTACGCTTATGCGTATTTTGACAACGCAGATTAAGCCTACTGCCGGAGAAGCATATGTTTTCGGTTTGAATGTTGTTCGTCAAGGCAACAAGGTTAGAAGGTTGGTAAGTTATGTTCCTCAAGAGATGAGTGTTTGGACGGATATTAGTGGTTATGAAAATCTTTTAATTTATTCTAAAATTTTCGGCTTGCCAGTTGCTGAAAGGGAAAAAATAATTGATGAAGTATTAGAACATATGGGTTTAACTAGCGTGAAGGATGATTTGGTTCGGACATATTCTGGCGGAATGATTAGAAAGCTTGAAATAGCGTGTGCCATGCTTATTAAGCCAAAAATCATGTTTTTAGACGAGCCAACTATTGGTTTGGATCCTGCTGCACGAAAAGTTGTTTGGGAGAGGTTAAACGTTTTCAAGAAAGAGTATGGTGTAACTATATTCTTTAATACACATTATATGGATGAAGCCGACTTATATGCGGATGACATAGTCATAATTAATCAAGGAAAGATAGTGGCAAGAGGCACAAGCGAAGAGTTAAAGCATTCGTTGGGCGGCGAAATTGTTGCATTTACACTTGAAAAGGCTGCCCTTAAACCTAAAATTGTTGAAGAATTTCGAAAATTAGGTTTCGTAAGGGACGTTTTTGTTGATGATAGAAGTTTAAGCGTGTTTGTTGATGATGCTGAATCTACCTTGTCTAGTCTAATGAATATCTTAAAAAGTGAGGGTATATTCGTGGGGAAAGTTTCTATTACTAAGCCAACTTTGGATGATGTTTTCCTTAAATATGTTGGGGCACGACTCGAGGAGAAAGGCAGAATTAGCGATGTAACGCATATGCGTTACATGATTAGGAAGGGATAA
- a CDS encoding Mut7-C RNAse domain-containing protein encodes MENEKKFLVDSMLGSLARWLRIIGYDTIYWIGEDKDLLEKASLEKRIILTKDKNLHSQAIKNNIKAILIKNNDIVSIFRQLILEIGINVKINFGKTRCPLCNSLLIMDKNSIKKIWNCPSCGKKYWIGKHWRSIERMLKTLERELTFKL; translated from the coding sequence ATGGAAAATGAGAAAAAATTTTTAGTTGATTCTATGTTAGGAAGCTTAGCTAGATGGCTTAGAATAATTGGATACGACACTATTTATTGGATAGGCGAAGATAAGGATTTATTAGAAAAAGCTTCTTTAGAAAAAAGAATAATTTTAACAAAAGATAAAAATTTACATTCTCAAGCAATAAAAAATAATATTAAAGCAATTTTAATTAAAAATAACGACATAGTAAGTATATTTAGGCAATTAATATTAGAAATTGGAATAAATGTGAAAATAAATTTTGGAAAAACAAGATGCCCATTATGCAATAGCTTACTTATTATGGATAAGAATTCTATAAAAAAAATTTGGAATTGCCCTTCATGTGGGAAAAAATATTGGATTGGGAAACATTGGAGAAGTATTGAGAGAATGCTGAAAACATTGGAAAGAGAACTCACCTTTAAACTTTAG
- a CDS encoding ABC transporter permease has protein sequence MMEGLKNMLVMIELELRRLRHDRTEIYFRAVQPILWIAIYGPVMSSVRAIPTGGVPYTDFITPGVMIQTTTFVSIFYGLMMVWERDSGILKKLLVTPASRYSMVIGRSMASGVRALFQALIILPIALIIGVRFIPNPAYFVLAFTIIFFASGGFAAISILVASFMKTRERFMGIGQAIIMPLFFASNALYPIQMMPPILREFSTFNPLSYVVDAVRGLLITGEISNIMLDLAAIAIFDAVMFIIASISFKRIIE, from the coding sequence ATGATGGAGGGCTTAAAAAATATGCTGGTTATGATTGAGCTGGAATTGAGGAGACTACGCCATGATAGGACGGAAATCTACTTTAGGGCTGTTCAGCCAATCCTTTGGATAGCCATTTATGGTCCAGTGATGAGCAGTGTTAGGGCTATACCGACCGGCGGAGTACCATACACAGACTTCATAACTCCAGGCGTTATGATTCAAACAACAACTTTCGTCAGTATATTTTATGGGTTAATGATGGTTTGGGAGCGGGACTCTGGCATATTAAAAAAACTACTTGTCACGCCAGCTTCAAGGTATTCCATGGTGATAGGCAGATCTATGGCTTCAGGCGTAAGGGCTTTGTTTCAAGCCCTAATAATTCTACCCATAGCCCTCATAATCGGCGTGAGATTCATACCTAATCCAGCCTACTTCGTTCTGGCCTTCACAATAATTTTCTTTGCTTCAGGTGGATTCGCAGCAATATCCATACTTGTTGCTTCCTTCATGAAAACTAGGGAAAGGTTTATGGGCATAGGTCAAGCCATAATTATGCCCCTATTCTTCGCAAGCAACGCTCTATATCCAATCCAAATGATGCCCCCAATCCTAAGAGAATTTTCAACGTTCAACCCTTTAAGCTATGTTGTCGATGCAGTAAGAGGCTTACTAATAACCGGAGAAATTTCAAATATCATGTTAGATTTGGCGGCAATTGCAATATTTGATGCTGTAATGTTTATTATAGCATCAATAAGTTTCAAACGCATTATAGAATAA
- the mgtA gene encoding magnesium-translocating P-type ATPase: MSNRKMENVIVGEVLGWALPSAEEVLTLPVEELLSRLKSSMDGLSSEEAEKRLEIFGYNELIRKKRRVAIIDFLSHFKSPLVIILLIAGLISGFFGEVVNTAIIFVIVTFGIVLDFYQESKAEKAAEMLKQKVAITATVLRDRAKREVKLAEIVPGDIIFLSAGDIVPADARVISAKDLFVNQSALTGESFPVEKTSLPLKTFDPSITEWSNYLFMGTSVVSGTATAVVVKTGSHTEYGKITKKLVERKPETEFQRGIRSFGYMIMQVTFLLVIFVFFINALYMRSVLDSLLFAVALAVGLTPELLPMIISVNLSKGAVSMARKGVIVKRLAAIQNFGSMNVLCTDKTGTLTENRIKLILHIDLNGNENDKILLYSYLNSYHQTGLKSPLDEAILRVRNVDVKDYKKVDEIPFDFVRKRLSIVVEHQNQRFMITKGAPEEVTKVCSFYEVGEVITDITDEVHRNIEQKYAELSAEGYRVLAVAYKRLIEDKPIYTVSDEKEMVFLGLIAFLDPPKETAREALQLLKDAGIELKILTGDNELVTRKVCEHLGFDIRGVVTGSEIAQMHDDALARVAEEANVFCRVTPAQKDRIINALKNNGHVVGFLGDGINDAPSLKMADVGISVDNAVDVAKESADIILLQNDLTVLHEGVLEGRKTFGNTMKYIMMGVSSNFGNMFSVAGASLFLPFLPMLPIQILLNNLLYDLSQSTIPTDEVDREYIEKPKRWDIQFIRRFMVCLGPVSSLFDFLTFFIMLFIFNASEPLFQTAWFIESLTSQTLVIFVIRTKKSPFWKSKPSRLLLLSNIAIITFALIFPYTPLGAIFKFVKLPATFFVALAAILGTYVVLAEIIKSWFYKRYGYRLEQTLIPPKKIGIYLTKTVKLVQNVIAIICLRPEDEITIDSLLEDLERSIEYPLDYHQLSHIIQYLKRAGLISFEWHQRTIKREKSLKEYVTKQLMAGELWSKIAQDWHKISRTIKEKYGKVNLEYQEILLHKTPE; this comes from the coding sequence ATGAGTAATCGAAAAATGGAGAATGTTATTGTTGGCGAAGTTTTAGGTTGGGCTCTGCCAAGTGCTGAAGAAGTTTTAACTTTGCCAGTTGAGGAACTTCTTTCACGTCTGAAGTCTTCAATGGATGGGCTTTCCTCTGAAGAGGCGGAAAAGCGTCTTGAAATTTTTGGCTATAACGAGCTTATTAGGAAAAAGAGGAGAGTAGCCATCATTGATTTCCTCTCCCATTTCAAAAGTCCGCTGGTAATAATTCTTCTTATCGCTGGGTTGATTTCTGGCTTTTTTGGAGAAGTTGTGAACACAGCTATCATATTTGTTATAGTGACATTCGGCATAGTCTTAGACTTTTATCAAGAATCTAAAGCTGAAAAAGCTGCTGAAATGCTGAAGCAAAAGGTGGCGATAACAGCTACCGTTCTTAGGGATAGAGCTAAAAGGGAAGTTAAGCTTGCGGAGATCGTTCCAGGAGACATAATATTTCTTTCTGCAGGAGATATCGTGCCTGCAGACGCTCGTGTCATAAGTGCAAAAGACTTGTTTGTGAATCAGTCTGCATTAACTGGTGAATCTTTTCCGGTTGAGAAGACTAGCTTACCGCTGAAAACTTTTGATCCTTCGATAACAGAGTGGAGCAACTATCTTTTCATGGGCACTTCTGTTGTGAGTGGGACAGCAACTGCTGTTGTCGTGAAAACTGGAAGCCATACAGAGTATGGGAAGATTACAAAGAAGCTTGTGGAAAGGAAGCCAGAAACGGAGTTCCAGAGGGGTATTCGAAGTTTTGGTTATATGATAATGCAGGTAACTTTTCTACTAGTTATATTTGTGTTTTTCATTAATGCCCTCTACATGCGAAGTGTACTTGATTCGCTTCTTTTTGCTGTGGCTTTGGCTGTGGGATTAACGCCGGAGCTTCTGCCAATGATAATTTCAGTGAATCTATCTAAGGGAGCAGTATCAATGGCTAGGAAGGGTGTTATTGTGAAGCGCCTAGCAGCCATACAAAATTTTGGGAGCATGAACGTTTTATGCACAGACAAAACTGGAACTTTGACAGAAAACCGGATAAAGCTTATCCTACACATAGATCTTAACGGCAACGAAAACGATAAGATTTTGCTTTACTCTTACCTTAACAGTTACCACCAGACAGGACTTAAAAGCCCCTTAGACGAGGCCATACTAAGAGTTAGAAATGTAGATGTGAAAGATTATAAGAAAGTTGATGAGATCCCTTTTGATTTTGTCCGTAAACGCCTATCCATAGTTGTTGAACATCAAAATCAACGGTTCATGATCACTAAAGGTGCTCCTGAGGAGGTTACTAAGGTCTGCTCTTTCTACGAGGTTGGAGAGGTTATAACTGATATAACAGATGAGGTACACCGAAATATCGAGCAAAAATATGCTGAGCTTAGCGCTGAGGGTTATAGGGTTTTAGCCGTAGCCTATAAACGTTTAATAGAAGACAAGCCCATTTACACGGTAAGCGATGAAAAAGAAATGGTGTTTTTAGGCCTCATAGCTTTCCTTGACCCACCGAAAGAAACGGCGAGAGAAGCTTTACAGCTTCTAAAAGATGCCGGCATAGAGTTGAAAATTCTCACAGGTGACAATGAACTGGTAACAAGGAAAGTTTGCGAGCACTTAGGCTTTGATATAAGAGGAGTTGTTACTGGAAGCGAAATTGCTCAAATGCATGATGATGCTCTTGCAAGAGTTGCCGAGGAGGCCAACGTGTTCTGTAGAGTTACACCAGCCCAGAAAGACAGAATAATAAACGCATTAAAAAACAATGGGCACGTTGTTGGATTCTTAGGGGATGGAATAAATGATGCACCTTCACTGAAAATGGCGGATGTCGGCATATCTGTAGACAATGCGGTTGATGTTGCAAAAGAATCAGCAGACATAATTCTCTTACAGAACGATTTAACAGTACTTCACGAAGGAGTTTTGGAAGGCAGGAAAACTTTTGGCAACACCATGAAGTATATCATGATGGGTGTAAGCTCAAATTTTGGAAACATGTTCAGCGTGGCTGGAGCATCGTTGTTTCTGCCTTTCCTGCCGATGCTGCCCATACAGATATTGCTTAACAATCTTCTCTACGACCTTTCTCAGTCAACAATACCTACAGACGAAGTTGATCGAGAATACATTGAAAAACCTAAAAGGTGGGACATACAGTTTATTAGGCGGTTTATGGTTTGCCTTGGGCCCGTCAGCTCCCTCTTCGACTTCTTGACATTCTTTATAATGCTTTTCATCTTTAACGCTTCTGAGCCACTGTTCCAAACTGCTTGGTTTATCGAATCTCTAACCTCGCAGACTCTTGTAATCTTTGTCATTAGAACAAAGAAGTCACCTTTCTGGAAAAGCAAACCAAGTAGACTTTTACTGCTTAGCAACATAGCAATAATAACATTCGCGTTAATATTCCCTTACACACCATTAGGAGCAATTTTCAAGTTTGTAAAACTTCCAGCAACCTTCTTCGTGGCTTTGGCTGCAATTCTCGGCACTTATGTGGTACTAGCTGAAATTATCAAAAGCTGGTTCTATAAGAGATACGGCTATCGCTTAGAACAAACTCTTATTCCGCCCAAGAAGATTGGAATATACCTTACTAAAACTGTAAAACTTGTCCAAAATGTCATAGCCATCATCTGTCTCCGCCCAGAAGACGAAATAACAATCGACTCTCTCCTAGAAGACTTAGAAAGAAGCATAGAATACCCACTTGATTACCACCAACTCAGCCACATAATCCAATACTTGAAACGTGCAGGACTCATAAGCTTTGAGTGGCACCAAAGAACAATTAAACGCGAAAAATCACTAAAAGAGTACGTAACAAAACAGTTAATGGCTGGCGAGCTATGGTCAAAAATAGCCCAAGACTGGCATAAAATCAGCAGAACCATCAAAGAAAAATATGGAAAAGTAAATTTGGAATATCAGGAAATTCTACTTCATAAAACCCCAGAATAG
- a CDS encoding CBS domain-containing protein produces the protein MYNNIMVMMVELSSIIEDVKVREIMSSPVIEANEEDNIQTIAEKMKKYHIGSIVIMRNGKPIGIITKRDLIDKVIAENKLPSQVKAREIMSSPVYEASPDDEISKIVRKMNDLKVSRLIVTYKGKLVGIVSLKDVLQVTPEIIDLIREKIKLAESAIAERKKELMEGYCDSCGEWSDSLSVIDGQFLCEECRIEIEKGKRGAGIEEEETE, from the coding sequence ATGTATAATAATATAATGGTGATGATGGTGGAGCTTTCCTCAATAATTGAAGACGTTAAAGTTAGAGAAATTATGTCAAGTCCAGTAATTGAAGCAAATGAGGAAGATAATATTCAAACTATTGCTGAGAAAATGAAAAAATACCATATAGGAAGTATAGTTATAATGAGAAATGGGAAACCAATAGGAATAATTACTAAAAGAGATTTAATAGATAAAGTTATTGCAGAAAATAAACTTCCAAGTCAAGTAAAAGCTAGAGAAATAATGTCTTCTCCAGTTTATGAAGCTTCACCAGATGATGAAATAAGTAAAATTGTTAGAAAAATGAATGATTTAAAAGTTAGTAGATTAATAGTTACTTATAAAGGCAAACTTGTTGGAATAGTTAGTTTAAAAGATGTGCTTCAAGTAACTCCTGAAATAATAGATTTAATAAGAGAGAAAATAAAATTAGCTGAAAGTGCTATTGCTGAAAGGAAAAAAGAATTAATGGAGGGATATTGTGATTCTTGTGGAGAATGGTCAGATTCTCTTTCAGTAATTGATGGACAATTTTTATGTGAAGAATGTAGAATTGAAATTGAAAAAGGTAAGAGAGGAGCAGGAATAGAAGAGGAAGAGACAGAATAG
- a CDS encoding TIGR00296 family protein, with product MKLSLEEGKILIKIARKAIIEYLEKGIIIPPPEVSEKLLKKMGVFVTLNAIREYGKELRGCIGYPQPIFPLIEATIRAAISAATEDPRFPPVEIDEMDNIVIEVSVLTVPQLIEVDDPKEYPKKIKIGEDGLIVEKGFYRGLLLPQVAIEWNWNEEEFLCQTCIKAGLDPSSWLDKKIKIYKFQAQIFEEEEPNGEIFERKIA from the coding sequence ATGAAGCTTTCATTAGAAGAAGGAAAAATATTAATTAAAATTGCTAGAAAAGCAATAATAGAATATCTTGAAAAAGGAATTATAATTCCTCCTCCTGAAGTATCTGAAAAACTTCTTAAGAAAATGGGTGTATTTGTAACATTGAATGCTATAAGAGAATATGGTAAAGAATTAAGAGGATGCATAGGTTATCCTCAACCAATTTTCCCATTAATTGAAGCAACTATAAGGGCTGCTATAAGCGCAGCTACTGAAGACCCTAGATTTCCACCAGTAGAAATTGATGAAATGGATAATATAGTAATTGAAGTTAGTGTTTTAACAGTTCCACAATTAATAGAAGTTGATGATCCAAAAGAATACCCTAAAAAAATAAAAATTGGAGAAGATGGATTAATTGTTGAAAAAGGATTTTATAGAGGTTTACTTTTACCACAAGTTGCTATTGAATGGAATTGGAATGAAGAAGAATTTTTATGTCAAACATGCATTAAAGCTGGCTTAGATCCATCTTCTTGGCTTGATAAAAAAATTAAAATATACAAATTTCAAGCACAAATATTTGAAGAGGAAGAACCAAATGGGGAAATTTTTGAAAGAAAAATTGCTTAA
- a CDS encoding ABC transporter permease produces MSSINEYNPSLLRGLWALTLRELKKWLNDPIMLLMFILQPLIWMGLLGKSMNIQGIFSSGGVSRIQIHDIEIPGKLLNLPVDKVIIPGAVISQAFQQIFSNISTTVMQNTFGVTDYFSYMAIGMISMIVMTTTMFSGMSIVWDRRLGFLDKVLSTPVPRAAIIFAKILNATFRAMFQATVILILAYLLGLQVSQTFTFFNILGVYAAIFLLSVGFSSVFLAFSIRSTRMERPMQFVSLITMPLMFASNTFFPISLMPEWIQVIARVNPLTYLTDAIRQLTILPLDISALIIDFIFLSIFAVTLSIIGITLSWRYLTK; encoded by the coding sequence ATGAGTAGCATAAATGAATATAATCCAAGCTTACTTCGTGGTTTATGGGCTTTAACACTTAGAGAGCTTAAGAAATGGCTTAATGATCCAATAATGCTTTTAATGTTTATACTTCAACCATTAATATGGATGGGACTTTTAGGAAAATCCATGAATATACAAGGAATATTTTCATCTGGTGGCGTAAGCAGAATACAAATACATGATATAGAAATACCAGGGAAACTTCTAAATCTTCCTGTAGATAAAGTTATTATTCCTGGTGCAGTAATATCGCAAGCATTCCAGCAAATATTTTCTAACATAAGTACGACTGTTATGCAAAATACTTTTGGTGTTACTGACTATTTTAGCTACATGGCTATAGGCATGATTTCTATGATTGTTATGACTACAACGATGTTTAGTGGCATGTCCATAGTTTGGGATAGACGCTTAGGTTTCTTAGATAAGGTTCTTAGTACCCCAGTGCCACGTGCAGCAATAATATTTGCAAAAATTCTTAATGCTACTTTTAGAGCAATGTTTCAAGCAACTGTGATTTTAATACTTGCATATTTACTTGGATTGCAGGTAAGTCAAACATTTACTTTTTTTAACATACTTGGGGTTTATGCTGCAATATTTCTGCTTAGTGTTGGTTTTTCATCAGTATTTCTTGCATTTTCTATAAGGTCGACTAGAATGGAGAGACCTATGCAATTTGTAAGCTTAATTACTATGCCATTAATGTTTGCAAGTAATACTTTCTTTCCAATATCTTTAATGCCAGAATGGATTCAAGTAATAGCTCGTGTAAATCCACTTACATATTTAACAGATGCTATTAGACAATTAACTATATTGCCATTAGATATTTCAGCACTAATAATAGACTTTATATTTCTCAGTATATTTGCAGTGACCTTATCGATTATAGGCATAACTCTTTCATGGAGATACTTAACAAAATAA
- a CDS encoding PadR family transcriptional regulator, translating to MFPFRKWMRHTAIVPKGFLRHYVLELLNEKPMSGAEIMDEIDKRTNGCWRPSPGSVYPLLAWLQDNGYIKEMPIEESGVKYYTLTDKGKKLLEEQRKVKEKLREEAKFLGPPFLEPLLFKIPFEKIAGIQKSMRRLMIAFFDLGSNLEKMFSEQVIEEVQKIIDETAEKIEEINKKLKSDKNE from the coding sequence ATGTTTCCATTTAGAAAATGGATGAGACATACAGCTATTGTTCCAAAAGGATTTCTAAGACATTATGTACTTGAATTATTAAATGAAAAACCTATGTCAGGTGCAGAAATAATGGATGAAATCGATAAAAGAACTAATGGTTGTTGGAGGCCGAGTCCAGGATCAGTTTATCCTCTTTTAGCATGGTTGCAAGATAATGGATATATAAAAGAAATGCCGATTGAAGAAAGTGGAGTAAAATATTATACGCTTACAGATAAAGGTAAAAAACTTTTAGAAGAACAAAGGAAAGTAAAAGAAAAACTTAGAGAAGAAGCAAAATTTTTAGGACCGCCATTTTTAGAACCTTTATTATTCAAAATACCTTTTGAAAAAATTGCTGGAATACAAAAATCTATGAGAAGGCTTATGATAGCATTTTTTGACCTTGGAAGTAATTTAGAAAAAATGTTTTCAGAACAAGTTATTGAAGAAGTTCAGAAAATTATAGATGAAACTGCAGAAAAGATTGAAGAAATAAATAAGAAATTAAAAAGTGATAAAAATGAATGA
- a CDS encoding ATP-binding cassette domain-containing protein: MNEVIKAEGLTKIFNKNLVAVDHISFSVKDGEIFGFLGPNGAGKTTTINMLITILKPTEGKASILGYDIVKQAHEVRKVIGVVPQEYTTDEDLTGYENIMLCADLYGISREISKKRAIELLELVELIEFKDKKVETYSGGMRRRLELACGLINRPKVLFLDEPTLGLDVQTRTATWEYIKKLKEEYNMTIFMTTHYLEEADALCDRISIIDYGKIIVTGTPSELKDSIGGDIITINIKENTDVSEIIRSVENVKDVKNENGSYYIKAIYGEVTAPLIIEALRKRGYTVTKLSLTKPTLNEVYLEYTGRSMRDMEESKEDFRIRRITLRRARA; the protein is encoded by the coding sequence ATGAATGAAGTAATAAAAGCTGAAGGATTAACTAAAATTTTTAATAAAAATTTAGTAGCAGTAGATCATATTAGTTTTAGTGTAAAAGATGGAGAAATTTTTGGATTTTTAGGTCCAAATGGAGCAGGAAAAACTACAACCATTAATATGTTAATAACAATTTTAAAACCAACTGAAGGTAAAGCATCTATCCTAGGATATGATATTGTAAAACAAGCACATGAGGTAAGAAAAGTGATAGGTGTTGTACCACAAGAATATACTACAGATGAAGATTTAACAGGTTATGAAAACATAATGCTTTGTGCAGATTTGTACGGAATCTCTCGTGAAATTTCTAAGAAACGTGCTATTGAACTTTTGGAACTTGTTGAATTAATAGAATTTAAAGATAAAAAAGTTGAAACATACTCTGGAGGTATGCGTCGTAGACTTGAACTTGCATGTGGATTGATTAACAGACCAAAGGTTCTTTTCCTAGATGAGCCTACATTGGGTTTAGATGTTCAAACAAGAACTGCAACATGGGAATATATTAAAAAGCTTAAGGAAGAATACAATATGACAATTTTTATGACTACACATTATTTAGAGGAAGCAGATGCACTTTGCGATCGTATTTCTATAATTGACTATGGCAAAATAATTGTAACAGGAACTCCTAGCGAGCTTAAAGATAGTATAGGCGGCGATATAATAACCATAAACATTAAAGAGAATACAGATGTAAGCGAAATTATTCGTAGTGTTGAAAATGTTAAGGATGTTAAAAATGAAAATGGCTCATATTATATTAAAGCTATTTATGGAGAAGTGACAGCCCCGCTTATAATTGAAGCTTTGCGAAAAAGAGGCTATACTGTAACAAAGCTTTCACTTACAAAACCGACTTTAAATGAGGTTTACTTGGAATATACTGGTAGGTCAATGCGTGATATGGAAGAATCTAAAGAGGATTTCAGAATACGCAGAATAACTCTAAGGAGGGCAAGAGCATGA
- a CDS encoding cation-transporting P-type ATPase, whose product METDLSLGLRQDEVESRLEQYGYNEVLEEKFTLFSCSPESFGFNCLDD is encoded by the coding sequence TTGGAAACGGATTTGAGCTTAGGATTAAGGCAGGATGAAGTTGAGAGTAGGTTGGAGCAGTATGGTTATAATGAAGTTCTTGAGGAGAAATTCACCCTATTTTCCTGTTCGCCAGAAAGTTTTGGGTTTAACTGCTTGGATGATTGA